A region of Ignavibacteria bacterium DNA encodes the following proteins:
- a CDS encoding sigma-54-dependent Fis family transcriptional regulator: MNNEIKILIVDDEQVVRESLKHWFEEDGYKVDVSEDAFNVLEMLQPDKWDIMLVDIKMPKMSGLELLEKVKVVDPECVVIIITAYASVPTAVQALKNGAFDYVTKPIDPDELSHLIEKAIKHKNLKRENIALKSRIDEMLHLEDLVGESPEMKKVFELIQIVAPQDTTVMIRGESGTGKELIARAIHINSTRKYYPIIPVNCGAFAESLLESELFGHEKGAFTGAQYKRKGKIEMADGGTLFLDEVGSLSPKMQVELLRVIESKQFHRVGGNELVKVNFRLISATNEPLEKLVEEGNFREDLYYRLNVFAIYVPPLRERRSDIPVLAKFFINKFSRLMNKPIKDISKDAMEILLNYNWSGNVRELENAIERAMVVGTFSEIQADNLPFKIENTKGMSDSLSELERLHIKKVLFKHDWNVTRAAAALEIDRVTLYNKIKKYELRKE; this comes from the coding sequence ATGAACAACGAAATAAAAATTTTAATTGTAGACGATGAACAAGTCGTACGTGAATCGCTTAAACATTGGTTTGAAGAGGATGGATATAAAGTTGACGTATCTGAAGACGCGTTTAACGTTCTCGAAATGCTTCAGCCTGATAAATGGGATATTATGCTGGTAGATATCAAAATGCCGAAGATGAGCGGATTGGAGCTTCTTGAAAAAGTTAAAGTTGTCGATCCAGAATGTGTGGTTATTATTATTACCGCTTATGCTTCTGTCCCCACGGCAGTTCAAGCATTGAAAAATGGAGCTTTCGATTATGTCACAAAACCGATTGATCCGGATGAGCTTTCTCATTTAATAGAAAAAGCTATTAAACACAAAAACTTAAAACGCGAAAACATAGCTCTTAAATCTCGAATCGACGAAATGCTGCATCTAGAAGACCTTGTGGGCGAAAGTCCTGAAATGAAAAAAGTTTTTGAGCTGATTCAAATTGTTGCACCGCAGGATACAACCGTTATGATACGCGGAGAAAGCGGAACGGGCAAAGAATTGATTGCTCGAGCCATTCATATAAATTCTACTAGAAAATACTATCCGATTATTCCTGTCAATTGCGGTGCATTCGCCGAAAGTCTTTTAGAAAGCGAACTGTTCGGACACGAAAAAGGTGCTTTCACTGGGGCCCAATACAAAAGAAAGGGCAAAATTGAAATGGCAGATGGCGGGACTCTTTTCTTAGACGAAGTCGGAAGTCTCTCGCCAAAAATGCAGGTTGAACTTTTGCGTGTTATCGAATCTAAGCAATTCCACCGGGTAGGTGGAAACGAGCTAGTGAAAGTAAATTTTAGATTGATCTCAGCAACAAATGAACCTCTTGAAAAGCTCGTTGAAGAGGGAAATTTCAGAGAAGATCTTTACTACAGATTGAACGTTTTCGCTATTTATGTTCCGCCGTTAAGAGAAAGACGTTCGGATATTCCTGTTCTTGCAAAGTTTTTTATAAATAAGTTCTCACGTTTAATGAACAAACCGATAAAGGACATTTCTAAAGATGCAATGGAAATTCTGCTGAATTACAATTGGTCTGGTAATGTCCGAGAGCTCGAAAACGCAATCGAACGGGCAATGGTGGTTGGTACATTCTCCGAAATCCAAGCAGACAATCTCCCGTTCAAAATTGAAAACACAAAAGGAATGTCCGATTCTCTTTCTGAACTTGAAAGACTTCACATAAAAAAAGTTTTGTTCAAGCATGATTGGAATGTAACAAGAGCAGCAGCCGCGCTTGAGATAGACCGAGTTACTCTTTATAATAAGATTAAAAAGTATGAACTCAGAAAAGAGTAA
- a CDS encoding archaemetzincin family Zn-dependent metalloprotease: protein MKLKAAVVLLNFANRSALSRIVDNLRRIFPHEWELLNSDFNAIDFFSPARNQYYSTKILEKILHSYNEKFDKILLVTDHDLYVPVLTFVFGEAQLSGTAAVVSTCRLHQEFYGLPTDDHILLDRLEKEIFHELGHTFGLRHCRDWNCVMHSSSNIDEIDIKPKDFCKTCSKKIQSSAEEKIPSRHVGMESFNVLTFI from the coding sequence ATGAAACTAAAAGCAGCCGTCGTTCTACTCAATTTTGCAAATCGATCTGCGTTATCTCGCATAGTTGACAATTTAAGAAGAATTTTTCCTCATGAATGGGAATTATTAAATTCTGATTTCAATGCTATAGATTTTTTCTCCCCTGCGAGGAACCAATATTACTCCACGAAAATCCTCGAAAAAATACTCCATTCATACAACGAAAAGTTTGACAAAATTCTTTTGGTAACCGATCACGATCTTTACGTCCCGGTATTAACTTTCGTTTTCGGTGAAGCGCAGCTAAGCGGAACTGCAGCTGTTGTAAGCACTTGCAGATTGCACCAAGAGTTTTATGGTCTGCCAACCGACGATCACATATTATTAGATAGACTCGAAAAAGAAATCTTTCACGAACTCGGACATACTTTTGGTCTGCGTCATTGCCGCGATTGGAACTGTGTGATGCACTCCTCTTCGAACATAGATGAGATTGATATAAAGCCAAAGGATTTCTGCAAAACTTGTTCGAAAAAGATTCAATCGTCAGCAGAAGAAAAGATTCCATCCCGACATGTCGGGATGGAATCTTTTAACGTTCTCACTTTCATTTAA